One Artemia franciscana chromosome 7, ASM3288406v1, whole genome shotgun sequence DNA segment encodes these proteins:
- the LOC136029158 gene encoding zinc finger protein OZF-like yields MLITSTNINSQHCDMALSSGNFDLDPDSQLMTGVTDFTYQEDLQLDCEKQIPLKHRLARDMRTQNGKKYYECEECKKKFSSKSHLAVHMRIHSGEKPYECETCKKKFSTRSYLASHMRIHSGEKPYECETCKKKFSRKFVLTDHMRTHTGEKPYECETCKSKFSRKSHLALHMTIHSGEKPYECETCKKKFSTRSYLASHMRIHSGEKPYECETCKKKFSRKFVLTDHMRTHTGEKPYECETCKSKFSRKSHLALHMTIHSGEKPYECETCKKKFSSKFVLTEHMRTHTGEKPYGCETCKMEFSFKSNLAKHMRTHSGDKPYECETCKKKFSTKSYLASHMRIHSGEKPYECETCKKKFSRKFFLTDHMRTHTGEKPYECETCKKKFSRKFVLTDHMRTHTGEKPYECETCKKKFSSKFVLTEHMRTHTGEKPYGCETCKMKFSSKSNMAKHMRTHKHAKRNFLSRTI; encoded by the coding sequence ATGCTAATAACAAGTACAAATATAAACAGCCAGCATTGTGATATGGCACTAAGTTCTGGAAACTTTGATCTTGACCCAGATTCCCAGCTTATGACTGGAGTGACCGATTTTACATACCAAGAAGACTTACAACTGGACTGCGAAAAACAAATTCCTTTGAAGCACAGATTGGCTAGGGATATGAGGactcaaaatggaaaaaaatactatgaatgtgaagaatgcaaaaagaagttttcttcgAAGTCCCATTTGGCTGTGCATATGAGAATTCACAGTggagaaaaaccatatgaatgtgaaacatgcaaaaagaaattttctaccaGGTCCTATTTGGCTAGTCATATGAGAATTCACAGTggagaaaaaccatatgaatgtgaaacatgcaaaaagaaattttccagaaaGTTTGTTTTGACTGACCATATGAGAACGCACACtggtgaaaaaccatatgaatgtgagacatgcaaaagtaaattttctagAAAGTCCCATTTGGCTCTGCATATGACAATTCACAGTggagaaaaaccatatgaatgtgaaacatgcaaaaagaaattttctaccaGGTCCTATTTGGCTAGTCATATGAGAATTCACAGTggagaaaaaccatatgaatgtgaaacatgcaaaaagaaattttccagaaaGTTTGTTTTGACTGACCATATGAGAACGCACACtggtgaaaaaccatatgaatgtgagacatgcaaaagtaaattttctagAAAGTCCCATTTGGCTCTGCATATGACAATTCACAGTggagaaaaaccatatgaatgtgaaacatgcaaaaaaaaattttcttcaaagtttGTTTTGACTGAGCATATGAGAACGCACACTGGTGAAAAACCCTATGgatgtgaaacatgcaaaatggaattttctttCAAGTCCAATTTGGCTAAGCATATGAGAACTCACAGTGGAGAtaaaccatatgaatgtgaaacatgcaaaaagaaattttctaccaAGTCCTATTTGGCTAGTCATATGAGAATTCACAGTggagaaaaaccatatgaatgtgaaacatgcaaaaagaaattttccagaaagttttttttgacTGACCATATGAGAACGCACACtggtgaaaaaccatatgaatgtgaaacatgcaaaaagaaattttccagaaaGTTTGTTTTGACTGACCATATGAGAACGCACACtggtgaaaaaccatatgaatgtgaaacatgcaaaaaaaaattttcttcgaaGTTTGTTTTGACTGAGCATATGAGAACGCACACTGGTGAAAAACCCTATGgatgtgaaacatgcaaaatgaaattttcttctaagtccAATATGGCTAAGCATATGAGAACTCACAagcatgcaaaaagaaattttctatcaAGAACAATTTAA